A part of Desulfobacter sp. genomic DNA contains:
- a CDS encoding GIY-YIG nuclease family protein codes for MQDLKKSNLYILMFPAKKVMKIGKANSLRIRISQLEKHWGPIDYNSSYSIAMETEKVFKLEKSLHFMVSEYSVAFDEGDGRTEFFSINAKEQVLEHIRLYLSTTGGQKALKKGIKESICKRNNSLKKHPVPQSKLFSEKSNRCINFLERNTANLKKVFFLIKLLLRYQSKIPFQYDVIEDNIYFRIKYHTSSQWDLIYSAIHHFNFHMEDCFGLVGWKVCVNMWSEDDIFQYQMDIKTDDVFLYRTYINTLIKNAIYKLPQKSGAVVENIPILDYERIFCTKHAA; via the coding sequence ATGCAGGATCTTAAAAAATCAAATCTATACATTTTGATGTTTCCAGCAAAAAAAGTAATGAAAATTGGGAAGGCTAATTCTCTTAGAATTAGAATTAGTCAACTTGAAAAACACTGGGGACCTATCGATTATAATTCATCCTATTCGATAGCCATGGAAACCGAGAAGGTCTTTAAGTTGGAAAAGTCTCTGCATTTTATGGTTTCAGAATATTCTGTGGCGTTTGATGAGGGAGATGGACGAACCGAATTTTTTTCAATTAATGCGAAAGAGCAGGTCTTAGAGCATATAAGATTATATCTATCAACCACCGGAGGCCAGAAAGCACTAAAAAAAGGCATTAAAGAATCAATTTGCAAAAGGAATAATAGTCTCAAAAAACATCCTGTCCCACAAAGCAAGCTATTCTCGGAAAAAAGCAATAGATGTATCAATTTTCTTGAGAGGAATACTGCAAACTTAAAAAAAGTATTTTTTCTAATAAAACTTCTATTGCGTTATCAGTCTAAAATACCATTTCAGTACGATGTTATAGAGGATAACATTTATTTTCGTATAAAATATCATACGAGTTCCCAATGGGACTTAATATATTCTGCAATCCATCACTTTAATTTTCATATGGAAGATTGCTTTGGATTAGTCGGTTGGAAAGTTTGCGTAAACATGTGGTCTGAGGACGATATATTTCAATATCAAATGGATATCAAAACTGATGATGTGTTTTTATACAGAACATACATAAATACCCTCATTAAAAATGCGATATATAAATTACCTCAAAAGTCCGGAGCGGTCGTAGAAAATATTCCTATTTTAGATTATGAGCGGATTTTTTGCACTAAACACGCAGCATAA
- a CDS encoding helix-turn-helix transcriptional regulator: MEGLSNKIKEAREQKKLTLEQLAKEVGSSRGYIWQIEKDPQKKPSFDIIVGIAKALGLSLDYLANQNEYEMSDDQKNKIFIQNYNRLDDTSKKIIEELVKHLTEISRSPKK; this comes from the coding sequence TTGGAAGGGCTATCAAATAAAATTAAAGAGGCTCGTGAACAAAAAAAGTTAACATTAGAACAACTTGCTAAAGAGGTGGGTTCGAGTAGGGGTTATATCTGGCAAATTGAAAAAGACCCCCAAAAAAAACCATCGTTTGACATCATTGTTGGCATTGCCAAAGCCTTGGGTCTATCATTAGATTACCTTGCAAACCAGAACGAATATGAAATGTCAGATGATCAAAAAAACAAAATTTTCATTCAGAACTATAATAGACTTGATGATACCTCAAAAAAAATAATTGAGGAGCTTGTAAAGCATTTAACCGAAATTTCCAGAAGTCCAAAGAAATAG
- a CDS encoding IS21 family transposase — protein sequence MQSEKSFGIAAMKAGMDEKTARKYREHGKLPSELKTDHTWRTRKDPFEETWDGIKGMLTINPGLEAKTLFEDLQRRHPGRFADGQLRTLQRRIKQWRATEGPPKEIFFAQIHKPGELCQSDFTHMDKLGVTIGGVPFDHLIYHFVLTYSNWETGTVCFSESFESLSQGLQNALWELGGVPQQHRTDCLTSAVNKVSHPEEFTSRYQDLVDHYGIIPCKTNPASPNENGDVEQRNYRFKKAVDQALMLRGHRDFKDREEYDLFLAKLFAQLNAGRRKRFTQELDLLHRLPKRRLDACKKMDLKVGPSSTIRVNHNVYSVDSRLIGENIQVRLYMECLEVWYGQRKVDTLPRLRGEGKYKINYRHIIDSLVKKPGAFENYRYRNAMFPTSRFRIAYDHLRKRYTVKSSAARYLKILYLAAKTSEVAVDSALMVLINEDQEISKEAVKRLIESNASVSRPDDVHIQAVDLTRYDQLLKGVAA from the coding sequence ATTCAGTCAGAGAAGAGTTTCGGGATAGCAGCAATGAAAGCTGGAATGGATGAAAAAACAGCTCGAAAGTACCGTGAACACGGGAAGTTGCCGAGTGAACTCAAAACGGATCATACATGGCGCACACGCAAAGATCCGTTTGAGGAGACCTGGGATGGTATCAAAGGCATGTTGACCATAAATCCAGGTCTGGAGGCCAAGACACTGTTTGAGGATTTGCAACGCAGACACCCCGGCCGGTTCGCCGATGGACAATTACGGACCCTGCAACGGAGAATAAAGCAATGGCGTGCTACAGAGGGGCCGCCCAAAGAAATCTTTTTTGCTCAAATTCATAAGCCTGGCGAATTATGCCAGTCAGACTTCACCCACATGGATAAACTGGGCGTCACTATAGGCGGCGTCCCTTTTGACCACCTGATCTACCATTTTGTTTTGACCTATTCCAATTGGGAGACAGGTACAGTCTGTTTTTCAGAGAGTTTCGAAAGCCTGAGCCAGGGCCTGCAAAATGCCCTATGGGAACTTGGTGGTGTGCCGCAGCAACATCGCACCGATTGTCTGACATCCGCTGTTAACAAGGTAAGTCACCCTGAGGAGTTCACCAGCAGGTATCAGGATCTTGTTGACCATTACGGTATCATTCCTTGCAAAACTAACCCTGCCAGCCCCAATGAAAATGGAGACGTGGAGCAGCGCAATTATCGGTTCAAAAAAGCCGTTGACCAGGCCCTGATGCTGAGAGGACACCGGGATTTTAAAGACCGGGAAGAATATGACTTGTTCCTGGCCAAACTGTTCGCACAGCTAAATGCCGGTCGTAGGAAACGGTTTACACAAGAACTGGATCTCCTACACCGGTTGCCCAAACGCCGGCTTGATGCATGTAAAAAGATGGATTTAAAGGTTGGTCCCAGCAGTACCATTCGGGTCAATCACAACGTTTACTCTGTAGACAGCAGGCTCATAGGAGAAAATATCCAGGTCCGCCTCTACATGGAATGCCTGGAGGTCTGGTACGGCCAGAGAAAGGTCGATACTTTGCCAAGGTTGCGGGGTGAGGGCAAATATAAAATCAATTACCGGCATATCATTGACAGCCTGGTCAAAAAACCGGGGGCATTTGAAAATTATCGTTATCGTAATGCCATGTTCCCCACCAGCCGGTTCCGGATTGCCTACGATCATTTAAGAAAGCGTTATACCGTTAAAAGCTCAGCAGCAAGGTATCTGAAAATATTATACCTGGCAGCAAAGACAAGCGAGGTGGCAGTAGACAGCGCCCTGATGGTTCTAATAAACGAGGATCAGGAAATCAGCAAAGAGGCTGTTAAACGCCTTATTGAGTCCAACGCCTCTGTCAGCAGGCCGGATGATGTTCATATCCAGGCAGTTGATTTGACTCGTTATGACCAATTGCTCAAGGGGGTGGCGGCATGA
- a CDS encoding ATP-binding protein produces MINDRDQIDTNLKSLHMPTMRRSYEEMADQARAEAWGYEKYLLQLLSLECEVRWQNRISRNLRASKLPSSKTFENFDKKRLPLKVANHLSVLVNGAFLERCENILAFGNPGSGKTHLLCAIGHELIAKGKQVLFISCSQLVQDLLIAKRDLELTKKLKSLSRFDAVIIDDIGYVQQSRGEMEVLFTFLAERYEQGSLMITSNLPFSKWEQIFKDPMTTAAAIDRLVHHSIILELNVESYRMEQAKMEAE; encoded by the coding sequence ATGATCAATGATCGGGATCAGATAGACACCAATCTTAAAAGCCTCCATATGCCGACCATGCGCCGCAGTTATGAAGAAATGGCGGATCAGGCCAGGGCGGAGGCATGGGGATATGAAAAGTACCTCTTACAATTGTTGAGTCTCGAATGCGAAGTCCGCTGGCAGAACCGGATATCACGTAACCTGAGGGCATCCAAGTTGCCATCTTCCAAGACATTTGAGAATTTTGATAAAAAGCGCCTCCCCTTAAAGGTTGCCAATCATTTAAGTGTCCTGGTCAACGGCGCTTTTTTAGAGCGCTGTGAAAACATCCTGGCCTTTGGTAATCCGGGTAGCGGGAAAACCCATCTGCTCTGTGCCATTGGCCATGAATTAATTGCAAAGGGTAAGCAGGTTCTTTTTATCTCATGCAGTCAGCTCGTCCAGGATCTGCTGATTGCCAAAAGGGATCTTGAGCTAACCAAAAAACTCAAATCCCTCTCCAGGTTTGATGCTGTGATTATAGATGACATTGGGTATGTCCAACAAAGCCGGGGAGAAATGGAAGTGCTGTTTACCTTTTTGGCGGAACGGTATGAACAGGGCAGCCTGATGATCACGAGCAATCTTCCGTTCTCTAAGTGGGAACAGATTTTTAAGGACCCTATGACAACGGCAGCAGCCATCGACAGACTCGTTCATCACAGTATCATCCTTGAATTGAATGTGGAAAGCTATCGCATGGAACAGGCTAAAATGGAGGCCGAATAA
- a CDS encoding transporter substrate-binding domain-containing protein, whose translation MDQSSYQMVDISYTIGIIFPSKKMVGFLLFCFITIIGSPNLWCMNKHSIKLGAFKYPPFYLEEEGKICGIAVEIIDELFGRLSIETDVTLYPLKRALGYAKEGKIDAIMILIKTTERSEYIQYTIPIMKVRGLIWSAVDRKGGILHFSSLKDLKSYKIGATIGYSYGQKFDDLLKSMKVNRVATDYQNYKKLMAHRIDIFPGNEIVAKGLFKKHPELRGKFRHSDQSFMEWVLHMGVSKKSAFIQTLPCINTVLKDLKEEGFIQETIRKYTE comes from the coding sequence ATGGACCAATCCTCCTATCAGATGGTTGATATCTCTTATACGATAGGAATTATATTTCCTTCGAAGAAAATGGTAGGGTTCTTGTTGTTTTGTTTCATAACTATTATCGGGTCGCCCAATTTATGGTGCATGAACAAACATTCTATAAAGTTAGGAGCCTTTAAATATCCCCCTTTTTATTTGGAGGAGGAAGGAAAAATATGCGGTATTGCAGTAGAAATTATAGATGAATTGTTCGGACGCCTATCTATCGAGACTGATGTGACGCTCTACCCCTTAAAGCGGGCTCTAGGGTATGCAAAAGAGGGTAAAATTGACGCTATAATGATCCTAATCAAAACCACTGAACGATCTGAATATATCCAATATACAATTCCCATTATGAAGGTTCGAGGGCTAATCTGGTCTGCTGTTGACAGAAAAGGCGGTATTCTTCATTTCTCAAGTCTAAAAGATCTAAAATCTTACAAGATCGGTGCAACCATCGGATACAGTTATGGACAAAAATTTGATGACCTTCTAAAAAGCATGAAAGTGAACCGGGTAGCAACTGACTACCAGAACTATAAAAAGCTCATGGCCCACAGAATAGATATATTCCCTGGAAATGAAATCGTAGCCAAAGGGTTGTTTAAAAAACATCCTGAACTAAGAGGAAAATTTCGTCATTCTGACCAATCCTTTATGGAATGGGTGCTCCACATGGGGGTCAGCAAAAAGTCGGCATTTATACAGACACTTCCATGTATAAATACTGTCCTTAAAGACTTAAAAGAAGAAGGTTTTATCCAAGAAACAATAAGAAAATATACTGAATAA
- a CDS encoding sensor histidine kinase produces MKKQVSALNTFWIVKYLGQYHSEISIEEIMQDVHQDCPFLVENLKTGFMEPVAKVHLLDTAYWFSNEFMIRLYECVQKRVLDPNLGYKIGKTSYRAQHIIKTAIGIPLMGPYTLLKIMSRENRKYNRTKENVIRKLTKGHVIIEVIHKENVIINDFALAWHIGIFESYARIAGASNVIVKGRNLEEGPKKYGDLGRARWEFDIRFTHHNFFARIFNLIISHVPVVKDTIENANAVQEEFTEQILNRDKIIREKTQRLNRIQAKIFNAERYAIEQQLKNISKELVSTEERERRLIAEELHDSISQSLALSLSKLKNFNQSSEGKSRDLEMVESSLEQVLSDIRSLTFQINPPILYDLGLKAAIEWIVADLGKRNNTYIQLNDNIKGPIVLEESLKITMYRSIRELIINVIKHATAKQVQVTLSTFENSYVVSIEDDGIGFDLVQSVGKNKKGFGLFSINERLKALGGEMEIDTAPGKGVHVMLIAPMKGSK; encoded by the coding sequence ATGAAAAAGCAGGTTTCAGCCTTAAATACATTTTGGATCGTAAAATATTTGGGTCAATATCATAGTGAAATCAGCATTGAAGAGATAATGCAAGATGTCCATCAAGATTGCCCTTTTCTTGTTGAGAATTTAAAAACAGGTTTCATGGAACCGGTAGCGAAAGTTCACTTGCTCGACACCGCTTACTGGTTTTCAAATGAATTTATGATTCGGTTGTACGAATGCGTTCAAAAAAGAGTACTCGATCCAAATCTTGGATATAAAATAGGTAAAACAAGTTATAGGGCCCAGCACATAATAAAGACAGCAATTGGTATACCACTCATGGGGCCCTATACACTATTAAAAATAATGTCAAGGGAGAATAGGAAATATAACCGGACCAAAGAGAATGTCATTAGAAAGCTTACAAAAGGACATGTTATCATAGAGGTTATCCATAAAGAAAATGTTATCATTAATGACTTTGCTTTGGCATGGCATATTGGTATTTTTGAATCTTATGCTAGAATTGCAGGCGCAAGCAATGTGATCGTTAAAGGGCGCAATTTAGAGGAAGGCCCCAAAAAATATGGAGATCTGGGGCGAGCCAGGTGGGAATTTGATATTCGATTCACACACCATAACTTTTTCGCACGTATATTCAATCTGATTATTTCTCATGTTCCAGTTGTAAAAGATACAATCGAAAATGCGAATGCAGTTCAAGAAGAATTCACTGAGCAGATTCTAAATAGAGACAAAATAATTAGGGAAAAAACCCAAAGACTCAATCGCATCCAGGCTAAAATTTTTAACGCCGAACGTTATGCGATTGAACAGCAACTGAAGAATATTTCTAAAGAGTTGGTGTCCACAGAAGAGCGTGAGCGCCGTTTGATAGCCGAGGAACTCCATGATAGTATCAGTCAATCTTTAGCACTAAGTCTATCTAAACTAAAAAATTTCAATCAGTCTTCTGAGGGAAAAAGTCGAGACCTTGAAATGGTAGAATCCTCTCTGGAGCAGGTACTCTCAGATATTCGGTCTCTCACATTCCAGATAAATCCTCCAATTCTATATGATTTGGGACTTAAGGCAGCGATTGAGTGGATTGTTGCAGACCTTGGGAAAAGAAATAATACGTATATACAATTGAATGACAACATTAAGGGGCCAATTGTTCTTGAAGAGTCTCTCAAAATAACTATGTACAGATCAATTCGGGAATTGATAATAAATGTCATCAAACATGCTACAGCAAAACAAGTACAGGTAACGCTGTCAACTTTTGAGAATTCATATGTAGTTAGCATTGAAGATGATGGTATTGGTTTTGACCTAGTACAATCTGTAGGGAAGAATAAAAAAGGGTTCGGATTATTCAGCATAAATGAAAGACTGAAGGCTCTTGGTGGTGAAATGGAGATAGACACAGCCCCCGGAAAAGGGGTCCATGTGATGTTGATTGCGCCAATGAAAGGGTCAAAATAA
- a CDS encoding response regulator transcription factor, which produces MADKKITILLADDHEILRHSLKKTLEQHQEFKVVGDTNNGLDAVQLANLLYPKVVLMDISMPDLNGVEATKKIIKSNPDTNVIALSMMCDEYSVKRMLAAGARGFILKSCPFEELYNAIKKVNSGDRHLCSEALDFVIKTIQNPESEKIKSVAEKLTFRELNVLQLIAEGNTSIEISNKLEISKRTVDIHRSNIMSKLNTRTIAGLTKIAIKEGLTDL; this is translated from the coding sequence ATGGCTGACAAAAAGATTACAATTTTACTTGCCGATGACCATGAAATCTTAAGGCACAGCCTGAAAAAGACTTTAGAACAACATCAAGAGTTCAAGGTTGTCGGCGACACAAATAATGGATTGGATGCGGTTCAGTTGGCAAATTTATTATACCCTAAAGTAGTCTTAATGGACATTAGCATGCCAGATCTCAACGGTGTTGAAGCCACCAAAAAAATAATCAAATCTAACCCTGATACCAATGTGATTGCATTGTCTATGATGTGCGATGAGTACTCTGTTAAACGAATGTTAGCAGCAGGTGCAAGAGGATTCATACTAAAATCATGTCCGTTTGAAGAATTATACAATGCGATAAAAAAAGTGAATTCGGGAGACAGACATCTGTGCTCTGAAGCTCTGGATTTTGTAATAAAAACGATCCAGAATCCGGAATCTGAGAAAATAAAATCCGTTGCTGAAAAACTAACATTCAGAGAACTTAATGTGCTGCAACTTATTGCGGAAGGAAATACAAGTATTGAAATTTCCAACAAGCTTGAAATAAGCAAACGCACTGTTGATATTCATCGGAGCAATATAATGAGCAAACTCAATACAAGAACAATAGCTGGTTTGACCAAAATAGCCATTAAAGAAGGCTTAACTGATCTTTAA
- a CDS encoding PilZ domain-containing protein yields MELLNSILSSMGPVSKLLSAAIFLTILILIFRTIWISYQRGKDPKKNIVKDIYVVSIQNKNPFDDAPSSKNYKISTIHAKGKEKRKFPRYNVESQVEFIKNGKLFKETSKDLSYTGIFLNSKMPDRYKVGDKVMLTFQLPKEGPKKRNGFIVRKNNSGIGIHFVF; encoded by the coding sequence ATGGAATTACTTAATTCAATTTTATCGTCAATGGGTCCAGTATCTAAACTTTTATCTGCAGCGATTTTTTTAACGATATTAATTCTAATTTTTAGGACAATATGGATTAGCTATCAGCGTGGAAAGGATCCCAAGAAAAATATTGTCAAAGACATATATGTTGTATCTATTCAGAACAAAAACCCTTTTGACGACGCACCTTCTTCCAAGAACTATAAAATTTCAACCATTCACGCAAAAGGTAAAGAAAAACGGAAATTTCCCAGATACAATGTCGAATCCCAAGTTGAGTTTATAAAAAACGGAAAGCTATTTAAAGAAACATCAAAAGATTTAAGTTATACAGGAATCTTTTTAAATTCCAAAATGCCAGATCGGTATAAAGTAGGTGATAAGGTTATGCTCACGTTTCAACTCCCGAAAGAAGGCCCCAAAAAACGGAATGGCTTTATCGTTCGAAAAAATAATAGTGGTATTGGGATTCATTTTGTATTCTAA
- a CDS encoding PEP-CTERM sorting domain-containing protein — translation MKKLSILFFSFMLSFLISSSCYAITIDVIGFGDGDWGVGNSPGILGERDNWQEVAEMEFIASDARITGSNYSIYDPSTTDPAWGGVMWIYGSPGFVQTQFTTPSTSLFVQFESDNNDGPANFFIDGNLVHSMNTYAGSWFSVVFSDLALGVHTLRVDASSTGFPRDLAIDAMGSGAPGSPVPEPATVALLGLGLLGLSGLSRRKMNK, via the coding sequence ATGAAAAAATTATCTATTTTATTTTTTTCGTTTATGTTGTCGTTTTTAATCTCATCTAGCTGTTATGCAATTACAATTGACGTAATAGGTTTTGGGGATGGCGATTGGGGGGTAGGTAATTCTCCCGGAATTTTGGGAGAACGTGATAACTGGCAAGAGGTTGCAGAAATGGAATTTATAGCCAGTGACGCACGAATCACTGGTTCAAATTATAGTATTTATGACCCATCCACAACAGATCCAGCCTGGGGTGGTGTGATGTGGATTTATGGGTCCCCTGGTTTTGTTCAAACACAATTTACAACTCCATCTACGAGCCTCTTTGTTCAGTTTGAATCTGACAATAACGATGGTCCTGCTAATTTTTTTATTGACGGAAACTTGGTGCATAGTATGAATACCTATGCTGGCAGTTGGTTCTCGGTTGTATTTTCAGATTTAGCGTTAGGGGTTCATACTTTAAGAGTTGACGCTTCAAGTACTGGGTTTCCAAGGGATCTTGCAATTGACGCTATGGGATCTGGAGCTCCAGGAAGCCCCGTCCCAGAACCTGCCACAGTGGCACTTTTGGGCCTTGGTCTGTTAGGGCTTTCAGGGTTAAGCCGGCGCAAAATGAATAAATGA